One segment of Coffea arabica cultivar ET-39 chromosome 7c, Coffea Arabica ET-39 HiFi, whole genome shotgun sequence DNA contains the following:
- the LOC113698181 gene encoding G-type lectin S-receptor-like serine/threonine-protein kinase LECRK3, which yields MAAFLFFFLLSTFHSRIAAQQRPLNISLGSSLTPTGNSSSWLSPSGIFALGFYQQRNGYAVGIFLAGIPQKTAVWTANRDSPIFSSNVSLILSTDGRLILQQPEGQDITVVDPSEPISSASMLDSGNFVLYNSDKEIIWQSFEHPTNSLLPRQQLIPGQELISSASETDDSRGIFRLVMQTDGNLVQYPVGAANGPENAYWVSKTFGDGPNVTLNLEDDGHLYLTNSSVNLVKNLSDGGHPKNKMIYLMKIDVDGIFRLYSYSVDQGRNWSIIWESSTDRCDPKGLCGFNGFCTKIDNLVDCKCLPGFQFVNQGNWRLGCERSFVTDSCNSTDSNVNYTIEFLENTVWADYTFSIVNTSTKDDCAKVCLEDCNCEAAFFKDGQCKKQKLPLTYGKRETDSNIALVKVHKHATIDEGVIPSNPLKCRKEEVRVYVLIIGISLAVLAVLISVFAGLYVQKNRAGAHKQIPGKGNVEFVENVAPRAFTFAELEQATNEFREELGKGAFGTVYKGILPNSKKIVAVKKLEKGLAEGGEREFQNEISVIGKTHHRNLVQLLGYCLDGAKRLLVYEYMRNGSLEKILHKPENHPSWDERMKIACDIARGILYLHEECETQIIHCDIKPQNVLMDESRCAKISDFGLAKLLKNDQTRTYTGVRGTRGYVAPEWFRNLPVTVKADVYSFGIMLLEIICCRKSVDCTSPENEAILEEWANQCFEAGELYKLVGDEEVDDVRELERMIKIALWCIQEEPALRPSMKKVLLMLEGTGDIPIPPSLPSFSSAL from the coding sequence ATGGCTGctttcttgttcttcttccTTTTATCAACATTCCATTCAAGAATAGCAGCTCAACAAAGGCCTCTTAACATTAGCTTAGGTTCTTCTTTAACACCCACAGGCAACTCATCATCATGGTTGTCGCCATCTGGGATATTTGCCCTTGGATTCTATCAGCAACGCAATGGCTATGCTGTTGGGATTTTTCTTGCTGGAATTCCCCAAAAAACTGCTGTTTGGACTGCCAACAGGGACAGCCCCATCTTTTCGAGCAACGTTTCACTGATTTTGTCTACGGATGGCAGGCTAATTTTGCAACAGCCAGAAGGCCAAGACATAACTGTTGTTGATCCTTCTGAACCTATTTCATCAGCTTCTATGTTggattctggaaattttgtgtTATACAATTCTGATAAGGAAATCATATGGCAAAGTTTCGAGCATCCGACTAATAGTTTATTGCCTCGTCAGCAATTGATACCCGGTCAGGAGCTGATCTCCAGTGCTTCAGAAACTGATGATTCAAGAGGAATTTTTCGTCTTGTAATGCAAACAGATGGAAACCTTGTACAGTACCCAGTGGGAGCAGCAAACGGACCGGAAAATGCCTATTGGGTCTCTAAAACATTTGGAGACGGTCCAAATGTAACTCTAAATCTCGAGGATGACGGACATCTGTACTTGACCAATTCAAGTGTTAATTTAGTGAAGAATCTTTCTGATGGAGGACAtcctaagaacaagatgatctATTTGATGAAGATTGATGTGGATGGTATTTTCCGACTGTATTCATATTCGGTAGATCAGGGGCGCAATTGGTCGATCATATGGGAATCCTCAACTGATAGATGTGATCCTAAAGGCCTTTGTGGGTTCAATGGCTTTTGCACTAAAATTGATAACTTGGTCGATTGCAAATGTCTTCCTGGATTTCAGTTTGTCAATCAAGGAAATTGGAGGTTGGGCTGTGAGAGAAGTTTTGTTACAGATAGTTGTAATTCCACGGATTCAAATGTCAACTATACCATTGAATTCTTGGAAAATACTGTATGGGCAGATTACACCTTTTCCATTGTGAACACAAGCACGAAAGATGATTGTGCAAAGGTTTGTCTGGAAGATTGCAACTGCGAAGCAGCATTCTTCAAAGATGGACAATGCAAGAAGCAGAAGCTCCCATTGACATATGGAAAAAGAGAAACTGACTCGAATATTGCTCTTGTCAAGGTCCACAAACATGCAACTATAGATGAAGGTGTAATTCCAAGTAATCCTCTAAAATGCAGAAAGGAAGAAGTTCGTGTCTATGTCCTAATAATTGGGATTTCCCTTGCTGTTCTTGCAGTTCTGATATCTGTATTTGCTGGACTTTATGTTCAGAAAAATCGAGCAGGGGCCCATAAACAAATACCGGGAAAGGGAAATGTCGAATTTGTTGAGAATGTGGCTCCAAGGGCCTTTACCTTTGCTGAGCTAGAGCAGGCAACAAATGAATTCAGAGAAGAATTGGGCAAAGGAGCATTTGGGACTGTGTACAAAGGGATTTTGCCAAATTCCAAGAAGATTGTGGCCGTGAAGAAACTTGAGAAAGGATTAGCAGAAGGAGGGGAAAGGGAGTTTCAGAACGAAATCTCAGTGATTGGGAAAACACATCATCGTAATCTCGTCCAGCTACTTGGATACTGCCTTGATGGAGCTAAGAGGCTTCTAGTTTATGAGTACATGCGCAATGGATCGTTGGAAAAAATCCTGCACAAACCAGAGAATCATCCAAGCTGGGACGAAAGAATGAAAATTGCCTGTGACATTGCTAGAGGTATTCTTTACTTACATGAAGAATGTGAGACACAAATCATCCACTGTGACATCAAACCTCAGAATGTACTCATGGATGAAAGCAGATGTGCCAAGATTTCTGATTTTGGATTGGCAAAGCTGTTGAAAAATGATCAAACCAGAACTTATACAGGAGTAAGAGGAACAAGAGGCTATGTTGCACCAGAATGGTTCAGGAACTTGCCTGTGACAGTTAAAGCAGATGTTTACAGCTTTGGAATTATGCTGTTAGAAATCATATGCTGCCGAAAAAGCGTAGACTGTACCAGTCCTGAGAATGAAGCAATTCTTGAAGAATGGGCTAATCAATGTTTTGAGGCTGGAGAGCTATACAAATTGGTTGGTGATGAGGAGGTTGATGACGTGAGAGAACTGGAAAGAATGATCAAGATAGCTCTTTGGTGCATCCAAGAAGAGCCGGCACTTCGTCCATCCATGAAGAAAGTTCTACTGATGCTCGAAGGAACTGGTGACATTCCAATTCCTCCCAGCCTTCCATCTTTTTCAAGTGCCTTATAA
- the LOC113699622 gene encoding G-type lectin S-receptor-like serine/threonine-protein kinase LECRK3, producing MAAFLFFVLSSAFYSGIAAQQSPLNISLGSSLTPTGNSSSWLSPTRIFAFGFYQQRNGYAVGIFLAGIPEKTAVWTANRDNPMFSSNVSLILSTDGRLILQLLEGQYISIANPLEPISSASMLDSGNFVLYNSEKEIIWQSFENPTNSLLPGQRLAADHELISSASETDDSRGIFRLKMQTDGHLVQYPVGTTDVAENAYWASGTGGDGPNITLNLQDDGHLYLINSSVNIVKNLSDGGHPQNKMIYLMKIDVDGIFRLYSYSVDQGRNWSIIWESSTDRCDPKGLCGFNSFCTKIDNLVDCKCLPGFQFVNQGNWRLGCERSFVTDSCNSTDSNVNHTIEFLENTVWEDNTFSMVNTSTKDDCAKVCLEDCNCEAAFFKDGQCKKQKLPLTYGKRETDSNIALVKVHKHATIDEGVIPSNPLKCRKEEVRVYVLIIGISLAVLGVLISVIAGVYVRRNQVWAYKQISRFRNVEFLENVAPRAFTFAELEQATNEFREELGRGASGAVYKGILPDSEKVVAVKKLEKVLTEREKEFQNEITVIGKTHHRNLVRLLGYCLDGAKRLLVYEYMSNGSLADVLLKPENHPSWDERTKIARDIAGGILYLHEECETQIIHCDIKPQNILMDENRCPKISDFGLAKLLKHDQTRTHTTFRGTKGYVAPEWYRKMPVTVKADVYSFGIVLLEIICCRKSLDWSFSEDQAVLEDWAYQCFKAGELHKLVGDQEVVDMRKLERMTKIALWCIQDEPALRPSMKKVLLMLEGTVDIPDPPSPTSFLSST from the coding sequence ATGGCTGCTTTTTTGTTCTTCGTCCTATCATCAGCATTCTATTCAGGAATAGCAGCTCAACAAAGCCCTCTTAATATTAGCTTAGGTTCTTCTCTAACGCCCACAGGCAACTCATCATCATGGTTGTCGCCAACTCGAATATTTGCTTTTGGATTCTATCAGCAACGCAATGGCTATGCTGTGGGGATTTTTCTTGCTGGAATTCCTGAAAAGACTGCAGTTTGGACTGCCAACAGGGATAACCCCATGTTTTCGAGCAATGTTTCGCTGATTTTGTCTACAGATGGCAGGCTCATCTTGCAGCTGCTAGAAGGCCAATACATATCAATTGCTAATCCTTTGGAACCCATTTCTTCAGCTTCCATGTTGGATTCCGGAAATTTTGTGTTATACAATTCTGAAAAGGAAATCATATGGCAAAGTTTCGAGAATCCGACTAATAGTTTATTGCCCGGTCAGCGATTGGCAGCTGATCACGAGCTCATATCCAGTGCTTCAGAAACTGACGATTCAAGAGGAATTTTTCGTCTGAAGATGCAAACGGATGGACACCTTGTACAGTACCCTGTGGGCACAACAGATGTAGCGGAAAATGCTTACTGGGCATCTGGAACTGGTGGAGACGGTCCAAATATAACTCTAAATCTCCAGGATGATGGGCATCTGTACTTGATAAATTCAAGTGTTAATATAGTGAAGAATCTTTCTGATGGAGGACATCCTCAGAACAAGATGATCTATTTGATGAAGATTGATGTGGATGGTATTTTCCGATTGTATTCATATTCAGTAGATCAGGGGCGCAATTGGTCGATCATATGGGAATCCTCAACTGATAGATGTGATCCTAAAGGCCTTTGTGGGTTCAATAGCTTCTGCACTAAAATTGATAACTTGGTCGATTGCAAATGTCTTCCTGGATTTCAGTTTGTCAATCAAGGAAATTGGAGGTTGGGCTGTGAGAGAAGTTTTGTTACAGATAGTTGTAATTCCACGGATTCAAATGTCAACCATACCATTGAATTCTTGGAAAATACTGTATGGGAAGATAACACCTTTTCCATGGTGAACACAAGCACGAAAGATGATTGTGCAAAGGTTTGTCTGGAAGATTGCAACTGCGAAGCAGCATTCTTCAAAGATGGACAATGCAAGAAGCAGAAGCTCCCATTGACATATGGAAAAAGAGAAACTGACTCGAATATTGCTCTTGTCAAGGTCCACAAACATGCAACTATAGATGAAGGTGTAATTCCAAGTAATCCTCTAAAATGCAGAAAGGAAGAAGTTCGTGTCTATGTCCTAATAATTGGGATTTCCCTTGCTGTTCTTGGAGTTCTGATATCTGTAATTGCTGGAGTTTATGTTCGTAGAAATCAGGTATGGGCTTATAAACAGATATCACGATTCAGAAATGTTGAATTTCTTGAGAATGTGGCTCCAAGGGCCTTTACTTTTGCTGAATTGGAGCAAGCAACAAATGAATTCAGAGAAGAGTTGGGCAGAGGAGCATCTGGGGCTGTGTATAAAGGGATTTTGCCAGATTCTGAGAAGGTTGTGGCTGTGAAGAAACTTGAGAAAGTATTAacagaaagagaaaaggagtttcaGAATGAAATCACAGTGATTGGGAAAACACATCACCGCAATCTCGTCCGGCTGCTCGGCTACTGCCTTGATGGAGCTAAGAGGCTTCTAGTTTATGAGTATATGAGCAATGGATCATTGGCAGATGTCCTTCTCAAACCAGAGAACCATCCGAGTTGGGACGAAAGAACTAAAATTGCCCGCGACATTGCAGGAGGCATTCTTTACTTACATGAAGAATGTGAGACACAAATCATCCATTGCGACATTAAACCTCAGAATATACTCATGGATGAAAACAGGTGTCCCAAGATTTCTGATTTTGGGCTTGCAAAGCTATTAAAGCATGATCAAACAAGAACTCACACAACTTTTAGAGGAACAAAAGGCTATGTTGCACCAGAATGGTACAGGAAGATGCCTGTGACAGTTAAAGCAGACGTCTACAGCTTTGGGATTGTGCTGTTGGAGATCATATGCTGCCGAAAAAGTCTAGACTGGAGCTTTTCTGAGGATCAAGCTGTTCTTGAAGATTGGGCTTACCAGTGTTTCAAAGCCGGAGAGCTGCATAAATTGGTTGGTGATCAGGAGGTTGTTGACATGAGAAAACTGGAAAGAATGACAAAGATAGCTCTCTGGTGCATCCAGGATGAGCCAGCACTTCGTCCATCCATGAAGAAAGTTCTTCTGATGCTCGAAGGAACTGTTGATATTCCAGATCCTCCCAGTCCTACATCGTTTTTAAGTTCCACATAA
- the LOC140010562 gene encoding uncharacterized protein, producing MRFVYVRIGWEGSVHDARILQDTLLDPDSSFPMPPQGKYYAVDAAYRNMPGFMAPFRGAQGTHHERAAKRLFNRRHASVRNIIERTFGVLKKRFPIFKGPMQNYLIATQNNIVLACCTFHNFMRAYSPTDEYFNEEAALGALVDAHIAGEQPHPGQPIDMSQQGIDNWNEDRRAMAAHMYLNEHN from the exons ATGCGATTTGTATATGTTCGGATCGGTTGGGAGGGTAGTGTTCATGATGCCCGAATTCTTCAAGATACCTTGCTAGATCCTGATTCAAGTTTTCCTATGCCACCGCAGG GGAAATATTATGCGGTAGATGCTGCTTATAGAAATATGCCGGGTTTTATGGCACCGTTTAGGGGAGCACAGGGCACGCATCATGAGCGGGCTGCTAAACGCTTGTTCAACAGGCGGCATGCATCGGTTAGAAATATTATTGAGCGCACATTTGGGGTTCTTAAGAAGCGATTTCCAATATTCAAGGGTCCAATGCAGAACTACCTAATAGCAACTCAGAATAATATTGTGCTTGCGTGTTGTACTTTCCACAATTTTATGCGCGCATACTCCCCAACGGATGAGTACTTCAACGAAGAAGCAGCTCTCGGAGCCCTAGTTGATGCACATATAGCAGGGGAGCAGCCGCATCCGGGTCAACCCATCGATATGTCGCAGCAGGGCATAGATAATTGGAATGAAGATCGGCGGGCGATGGCGGCTCACATGTATTTGAATGAGCATAACTAG